Proteins encoded in a region of the Mycobacterium branderi genome:
- the rplR gene encoding 50S ribosomal protein L18, with product MGQSVSAARRAARLRRHARLRKKISGTPERPRLVVHRSARHIHVQLVNDLNGTTLAAASSIEADVRGVEGDKKARSVRVGQLIAERAKAAGIDTVVFDRGGYTYGGRIAALADAARESGLKF from the coding sequence GTGGGGCAGAGCGTATCCGCTGCCCGACGGGCCGCCCGGCTGCGCAGGCACGCACGGCTGCGCAAGAAGATTTCCGGCACGCCGGAACGTCCGCGGCTGGTGGTGCACCGGTCGGCACGGCACATTCACGTGCAACTGGTCAACGATCTCAACGGCACCACGCTGGCGGCGGCCTCGTCGATCGAAGCCGATGTGCGCGGTGTGGAGGGCGACAAGAAAGCCCGCAGCGTGCGGGTCGGCCAGTTGATCGCCGAGCGGGCCAAGGCCGCCGGCATCGACACCGTGGTGTTCGACCGCGGGGGCTACACCTACGGCGGCCGGATCGCGGCACTTGCCGACGCCGCGCGCGAGAGCGGATTGAAATTCTGA
- the rplN gene encoding 50S ribosomal protein L14 — protein sequence MIQQESRLKVADNTGAKEILCIRVLGGSSRRYAGIGDVIVATVKDAIPGGNVKRGDVVKAVVVRTVKERRRPDGSYIKFDENAAVIIKPDNDPRGTRIFGPVGRELREKRFMKIVSLAPEVL from the coding sequence GTGATTCAGCAGGAATCGCGGCTGAAGGTGGCCGACAACACCGGCGCCAAGGAGATCTTGTGCATCCGCGTGCTCGGTGGCTCGTCGCGGCGCTACGCCGGCATCGGTGACGTCATCGTCGCGACGGTCAAAGACGCCATCCCGGGCGGCAACGTCAAGCGCGGTGACGTCGTCAAGGCCGTGGTGGTGCGCACCGTCAAGGAGCGCCGCCGCCCCGACGGCAGCTACATCAAGTTCGACGAGAACGCAGCCGTGATCATCAAGCCCGACAACGACCCGCGCGGCACCCGCATCTTCGGGCCGGTCGGTCGCGAACTGCGCGAGAAGCGCTTCATGAAGATCGTCTCGCTGGCCCCGGAGGTGTTGTAG
- the rpsH gene encoding 30S ribosomal protein S8: MTMTDPIADFLTRLRNANSAYHDEVTLPHSKIKANIAEILKREGYISDYHVEDARVGKALVVQLKYGPSRERSIAGLRRVSKPGLRVYAKSTNLPRVLGGLGVAIISTSSGLLTDRQAARQGVGGEVLAYVW, encoded by the coding sequence ATGACTATGACGGACCCGATCGCAGACTTCTTGACACGTCTGCGTAACGCCAATTCGGCCTACCACGACGAGGTGACGCTGCCGCACTCGAAGATCAAGGCCAACATCGCCGAGATCCTCAAGCGCGAAGGCTACATCAGCGACTACCACGTTGAAGACGCCCGCGTCGGCAAAGCCCTTGTGGTGCAGCTCAAGTACGGCCCCAGCCGGGAACGCAGCATTGCGGGTCTGCGCCGGGTGTCCAAGCCGGGTCTGCGGGTGTACGCGAAATCCACCAACCTGCCGCGAGTGCTCGGCGGCCTGGGCGTGGCGATCATTTCGACCTCCTCGGGCCTGCTCACCGACCGCCAGGCGGCCAGACAGGGCGTGGGCGGCGAAGTCCTCGCGTACGTGTGGTGA
- a CDS encoding type Z 30S ribosomal protein S14, whose protein sequence is MAKKALVNKAQRKPKFKVRAYTRCSKCGRPHAVYRKFGLCRICLREMAHAGELPGVQKSSW, encoded by the coding sequence ATGGCGAAGAAGGCACTGGTCAACAAGGCGCAGCGCAAGCCGAAGTTCAAGGTGCGCGCCTACACCCGCTGCAGCAAATGCGGCCGCCCGCATGCGGTTTACCGCAAGTTCGGGCTGTGCCGGATCTGCCTGCGCGAGATGGCGCATGCCGGCGAGCTGCCGGGCGTGCAGAAGAGCAGTTGGTGA
- a CDS encoding fatty acyl-AMP ligase, which translates to MKIEDCFDAAGNIVLPDGITLPSCLEATVAENRDAPAYRFMDYTREKDGVAAELTWKQLGATLRAVGARLQQVTRPGDRVAVLAPQGLDYVAGFFAAIHAGNIAVPLFAPGLPGHAERLEAVLADCCPTAVLTTTGAAEAVGAFLRKLPRSRRPRVIAVDAVPDSVGSTFVPATLGTDDIAYLQYTSGSTRTPAGVEITHRAVCTNVLQMIIAGELDMNIRSVSWLPLYHDMGLMMIMFPALFGNYITLMSPLAFVRRPYRWIKELAAESVHGRIFAAAPNFAYELAAKRGLPADGEHLDLSNVTGLLNGSEPVTMSAIDEFVAAFAPYGLPATAVKPSYGMAEATLSVASIAQAAQASAIHVDREALGAGRVVTVAPDAPNAVALVSCGQVLRNQWAVIADPDNDAELPDGTVGEIWLHGDNIGRGYWGRDDETERVFHNKLQTRLEAGSHAEGSPMNGLWLRTGDLGFYLDGELYIAGRIKDLVIVDGRNHYPQDIEATVSEASPAVRAGYVAAFAVMGERGEQLVVIAERAAGAGRADQAPVADAIRAAVSRRHGVAVADVRLVNAGAIPRTTSGKLARGACRAEYLAGQYDR; encoded by the coding sequence ATGAAAATCGAAGACTGCTTCGACGCAGCAGGCAACATCGTCTTGCCCGACGGAATCACGTTGCCGTCGTGCCTTGAGGCGACCGTCGCCGAGAACCGAGACGCCCCGGCCTACCGGTTCATGGACTACACCCGCGAGAAGGACGGGGTGGCCGCCGAGCTGACCTGGAAGCAGCTGGGCGCCACACTGCGCGCGGTCGGCGCACGGCTTCAGCAGGTCACCCGGCCCGGTGACCGGGTGGCCGTGCTGGCTCCGCAGGGCCTGGACTACGTCGCCGGTTTCTTCGCCGCTATCCACGCCGGCAACATCGCGGTGCCGCTGTTCGCGCCGGGGCTGCCCGGGCACGCCGAACGGCTGGAGGCGGTGCTGGCCGACTGCTGCCCGACGGCCGTGCTGACCACCACCGGTGCAGCCGAGGCCGTCGGCGCATTCCTGCGCAAGCTCCCCCGGTCGCGCCGTCCGCGGGTCATCGCGGTCGACGCGGTGCCGGACTCGGTGGGCTCGACGTTCGTCCCCGCAACGCTGGGCACCGACGACATCGCCTACCTGCAGTACACGTCCGGGTCGACCCGAACCCCGGCCGGTGTCGAGATCACCCACCGCGCGGTGTGCACCAACGTCTTGCAGATGATCATCGCCGGCGAGCTGGACATGAACATCCGCAGCGTGAGCTGGTTGCCGCTCTATCACGACATGGGCCTGATGATGATCATGTTCCCGGCGCTGTTCGGCAACTACATCACGCTGATGTCGCCGCTGGCGTTCGTCCGGCGACCGTATCGGTGGATCAAGGAGCTGGCCGCCGAATCGGTGCACGGCCGAATCTTCGCGGCCGCACCGAATTTCGCGTACGAGCTGGCCGCCAAGCGCGGATTGCCGGCCGACGGTGAGCACCTGGACCTCAGCAACGTGACCGGCCTGCTGAACGGATCCGAACCGGTGACGATGTCCGCCATCGACGAGTTCGTCGCGGCGTTCGCGCCCTACGGGCTGCCTGCGACGGCCGTCAAACCGTCCTACGGCATGGCCGAAGCGACGTTGTCGGTCGCCAGCATCGCCCAGGCGGCGCAAGCGAGCGCGATCCACGTCGACCGCGAAGCGCTCGGCGCCGGCCGGGTGGTGACCGTGGCACCCGACGCCCCCAACGCCGTCGCCCTGGTTTCCTGCGGCCAGGTGCTGCGCAACCAGTGGGCCGTCATCGCCGACCCGGACAACGACGCCGAACTGCCCGACGGCACGGTCGGCGAAATCTGGCTGCACGGCGACAACATCGGCCGCGGCTACTGGGGCAGGGACGACGAGACCGAGCGGGTCTTCCACAACAAGCTGCAGACCCGCCTCGAGGCAGGCAGCCACGCCGAGGGCTCGCCGATGAACGGGCTGTGGCTGCGGACCGGCGACCTGGGGTTCTACCTCGACGGCGAGCTGTACATCGCCGGGCGGATCAAGGATCTGGTGATCGTCGACGGGCGTAACCACTATCCGCAGGACATCGAGGCCACCGTCTCGGAGGCGTCGCCGGCGGTGCGCGCCGGTTATGTCGCGGCGTTCGCGGTGATGGGCGAGCGCGGCGAACAGTTGGTGGTCATCGCCGAACGTGCCGCGGGCGCGGGCCGGGCCGACCAGGCGCCGGTCGCCGACGCCATCCGGGCCGCGGTCTCGCGACGGCACGGTGTGGCGGTGGCCGATGTGCGCCTGGTCAACGCCGGCGCCATTCCCCGCACCACCAGCGGCAAACTGGCCCGCGGCGCTTGCCGCGCCGAATACCTCGCCGGACAATACGACCGGTGA
- the rpsE gene encoding 30S ribosomal protein S5, which produces MTEQPTSGGAAPDTGSAPRSEGRGEGRAEGREGRGRRDDRGGRGRDRDGSNYLERVVAINRVSKVVKGGRRFSFTALVIVGDGNGMVGVGYGKAKEVPAAIAKGVEEARKSFFRVPLIGGTITHPVQGEAAAGVVLLRPASPGTGVIAGGAVRAVLECAGVHDILAKSLGSDNAINVVHATVAALKLLQRPEEVAARRGLPIEDVAPASLLKARRESEALAASAAREGTA; this is translated from the coding sequence ATGACGGAGCAGCCGACTTCAGGGGGCGCCGCTCCGGACACCGGCAGCGCGCCCCGCAGCGAAGGACGTGGTGAGGGACGCGCCGAAGGGCGTGAGGGCCGGGGCCGGCGCGACGACCGCGGTGGACGCGGGCGCGACCGCGACGGCAGCAACTACCTCGAGCGGGTCGTGGCGATCAACCGCGTCTCCAAAGTGGTCAAAGGCGGCCGGCGGTTCAGCTTCACCGCGCTGGTCATCGTCGGCGACGGCAACGGGATGGTCGGCGTCGGCTACGGCAAGGCCAAGGAAGTCCCGGCCGCGATCGCCAAGGGCGTCGAGGAGGCACGCAAGAGCTTCTTCCGGGTGCCGCTAATCGGCGGAACCATCACGCATCCGGTGCAGGGCGAGGCCGCCGCCGGTGTGGTGCTGCTGCGCCCGGCCAGCCCCGGTACCGGGGTGATCGCCGGTGGTGCCGTGCGCGCGGTGCTGGAATGCGCTGGGGTGCACGACATCCTGGCCAAGTCACTGGGCAGCGACAACGCGATCAACGTGGTGCACGCCACGGTGGCGGCGCTCAAGCTGCTGCAGCGGCCCGAGGAGGTGGCGGCCCGGCGCGGCCTGCCGATCGAGGACGTCGCTCCGGCCAGCTTGTTGAAGGCGCGGCGGGAGAGCGAAGCGCTGGCGGCGAGCGCAGCGCGTGAGGGAACGGCATAG
- a CDS encoding MBL fold metallo-hydrolase, protein MNSPRYRPAGLLVAWRGHRVMLDGGAGADPGLPLNAWLVCDERAELMPQIRRRAAQLGVRPGVDTYEAGDVRLRPRPVRHTSHPTVGYLIETTRQRAVWAPEFWEFPSWASGSDLIFADAAGWNRPIRFARGAGGHACVRDVAEAARGAGVRRLIFAHIGRPAIRAIDRGELPPFGQWGSDGAVFRLR, encoded by the coding sequence ATGAACTCCCCCCGCTACCGTCCGGCCGGCCTACTTGTGGCCTGGCGTGGCCACCGCGTCATGCTCGACGGCGGCGCCGGCGCAGATCCCGGTCTACCGCTGAACGCTTGGCTTGTCTGCGACGAGCGCGCCGAGCTGATGCCCCAAATCCGGCGACGGGCAGCGCAATTGGGCGTACGCCCTGGCGTCGACACGTATGAGGCCGGCGACGTGCGGTTGCGGCCGCGCCCGGTGCGACACACGTCGCACCCGACCGTCGGTTACCTGATCGAGACGACGCGTCAGCGTGCGGTGTGGGCACCGGAGTTCTGGGAATTCCCTTCGTGGGCAAGCGGATCGGATCTGATATTCGCCGACGCGGCCGGGTGGAACCGGCCGATCAGGTTCGCCCGCGGCGCCGGGGGCCACGCCTGCGTGCGCGACGTGGCCGAGGCCGCTCGCGGTGCCGGTGTGCGGCGGCTGATCTTCGCTCACATCGGCCGGCCCGCCATCCGGGCGATCGACCGGGGTGAGCTGCCGCCCTTCGGCCAGTGGGGCAGCGACGGCGCGGTGTTCCGGTTGCGCTGA
- the rpmD gene encoding 50S ribosomal protein L30, with protein sequence MAELKITQVRSTIGARWKQRESLRTLGLRKIRQSVVREDNPQTRGLIAVVRHLVEVEEA encoded by the coding sequence ATGGCAGAGCTGAAGATCACCCAGGTGCGCAGCACGATCGGTGCCCGCTGGAAGCAGCGGGAGAGCCTGCGCACCTTGGGTTTGCGGAAGATTCGCCAGTCGGTGGTCCGTGAGGACAATCCTCAGACCCGTGGCTTGATCGCGGTCGTGCGCCACCTGGTTGAGGTCGAGGAGGCCTGA
- a CDS encoding CapA family protein has product MTRGDLTLFLGGDVMTGRGIDQILLHGGDPTLREPAVTDARNYVRLAERANGPIPVPVDDAWPWGEALPVLDDFAPDARILNLETAVTADGDFAPGKAVHYRMHPDNVGCLTVVRPDICVLANNHVLDFGPTGLADTLRALSAAGIQPVGAGRSADDAKQPAVLEVSDGARVVIAAAAMTSSGVPRVWAATANRPGVVVSEVSERAAVELAERLVALKRLGDIGVVSLHWGSNWGYTVESEQVRFAHRLVDAGVDVVHGHSSHHPRPVEVYRGKLILYGCGDTINDYEGIGGYEQYRDELRLLYFATIEQDRGALGTLRLVPMRARRMRLEHASPGDAEWLRRTLEDASRPFGTMCHAEADGTFTVR; this is encoded by the coding sequence GTGACCCGCGGCGACCTGACGCTTTTCCTGGGCGGCGACGTGATGACCGGCCGCGGCATCGACCAGATCCTGCTGCACGGAGGCGATCCCACGCTGCGGGAGCCGGCGGTAACCGACGCGAGGAACTACGTGCGGCTGGCCGAGCGCGCCAACGGCCCGATTCCCGTTCCGGTCGACGACGCCTGGCCGTGGGGCGAGGCGCTGCCGGTGCTCGACGACTTCGCTCCCGACGCCCGCATTCTCAACCTGGAGACCGCCGTCACCGCCGACGGCGACTTCGCCCCCGGCAAGGCGGTGCACTACCGGATGCATCCGGACAACGTGGGATGCCTGACCGTCGTCCGACCGGACATTTGCGTGCTGGCCAACAACCACGTCCTGGACTTCGGTCCCACCGGGCTCGCCGACACGCTGCGCGCGCTCAGTGCCGCCGGAATACAGCCCGTGGGCGCCGGACGGAGCGCCGACGACGCGAAACAGCCTGCGGTGCTCGAGGTTTCGGACGGAGCACGGGTGGTGATCGCCGCTGCCGCCATGACCTCCAGCGGTGTTCCGCGAGTTTGGGCCGCCACCGCGAATCGGCCCGGCGTCGTCGTGTCAGAGGTCTCGGAGCGGGCGGCCGTCGAGCTCGCCGAGCGGCTCGTCGCCCTCAAACGGCTGGGCGACATCGGGGTGGTGTCGCTGCACTGGGGGTCCAACTGGGGATACACCGTCGAGTCGGAGCAGGTTCGCTTCGCGCACCGATTGGTCGACGCGGGGGTCGACGTCGTGCACGGGCATTCGTCGCACCATCCACGACCGGTCGAGGTGTACCGCGGCAAGCTGATCCTCTACGGCTGCGGCGACACCATCAACGACTACGAGGGCATCGGCGGATACGAACAGTACCGCGACGAGCTGCGGCTGCTGTATTTCGCGACGATCGAGCAAGACCGCGGCGCCCTTGGCACGCTGCGCCTGGTTCCGATGCGGGCGCGCCGGATGCGCCTGGAGCACGCCTCACCCGGGGACGCCGAATGGTTGCGCCGCACCCTTGAAGACGCCAGCCGACCGTTCGGAACAATGTGTCACGCCGAGGCAGACGGCACCTTCACGGTGCGCTGA
- the rplX gene encoding 50S ribosomal protein L24: MKVHKGDTVLVISGKDKGAKGKVLQAYPARNKVLVEGVNRIKKHTPISTNQRGARSGGIVTQEAPIHVSNVMVVDSDGKPTRIGYRRDEETGKKVRISKRNGKDI; this comes from the coding sequence ATGAAGGTCCACAAGGGCGACACCGTGCTGGTCATCTCCGGCAAGGACAAGGGCGCCAAGGGCAAGGTGCTGCAGGCCTACCCGGCCCGCAACAAGGTGCTCGTCGAGGGCGTCAACCGGATCAAGAAGCACACCCCGATCTCGACCAATCAGCGCGGCGCGCGGTCCGGCGGCATCGTCACGCAGGAGGCGCCGATTCACGTTTCCAACGTGATGGTGGTCGACTCCGACGGCAAGCCCACCCGGATCGGCTACCGGCGAGACGAGGAAACCGGCAAGAAGGTCCGCATCTCCAAGCGCAACGGCAAGGACATCTAA
- the rplE gene encoding 50S ribosomal protein L5, with product MTTAEKVQPRLKVRYRDEIRDALNKEFGYRNVMQIPTVVKVVVNMGVGDAARDAKLINGAVNDLALITGQRPEIRRARKSIAQFKLREGMPIGARVTLRGDRMWEFLDRLTSIALPRIRDFRGLSPTQFDGAGNYTFGLAEQSVFHEIDVDSIDRTRGMDITVVTSATTDDEGRALLRALGFPFKEN from the coding sequence ATGACGACGGCAGAAAAGGTTCAGCCCCGGCTGAAGGTGCGCTACCGCGACGAGATCCGTGACGCGCTGAACAAGGAATTCGGCTACCGCAACGTCATGCAGATCCCGACCGTGGTCAAGGTCGTCGTCAACATGGGCGTCGGCGACGCCGCCCGCGACGCCAAGCTGATCAACGGCGCGGTCAACGACCTGGCGCTGATCACGGGGCAGCGGCCCGAAATCCGTCGTGCCCGCAAGTCGATCGCGCAGTTCAAATTGCGCGAGGGCATGCCGATCGGGGCGCGGGTGACGTTGCGCGGCGATCGGATGTGGGAGTTCCTCGACCGGCTCACTTCGATTGCGCTGCCGCGTATCCGCGACTTCCGCGGCCTTTCGCCCACGCAGTTCGACGGCGCGGGCAACTACACGTTCGGGCTGGCCGAGCAGTCGGTGTTCCACGAGATCGACGTGGACTCGATCGACCGGACCCGTGGCATGGACATCACCGTCGTCACCTCGGCGACGACCGACGACGAAGGACGAGCGCTGTTGCGGGCCCTCGGCTTTCCGTTCAAGGAGAACTGA
- the rplF gene encoding 50S ribosomal protein L6, whose amino-acid sequence MSRIGKQPIPVPSGVDVTIDGQNVSVKGPKGTLELSVAEPITVSRNDDGAIVVTRPNDERRNRSLHGLSRTLVANLVTGVTQGYTTKMEIFGVGYRVQLKGNTLEFALGYSHPVVIEAPEGITFAVETPTKFSISGIDKQKVGQISANIRRLRRPDPYKGKGVRYEGEQIRRKVGKTGK is encoded by the coding sequence ATGTCGCGTATTGGTAAGCAGCCGATCCCGGTTCCTTCTGGCGTCGACGTCACGATCGACGGCCAGAACGTATCGGTGAAAGGCCCCAAGGGCACCCTGGAGCTCTCGGTCGCCGAACCGATCACGGTGTCGCGCAACGACGATGGCGCGATCGTGGTGACGCGGCCCAACGACGAGCGGCGCAACCGTTCGCTGCACGGGCTGTCGCGGACCCTGGTGGCCAACCTGGTCACCGGCGTGACGCAGGGCTACACCACCAAGATGGAGATCTTCGGCGTCGGCTACCGCGTGCAGCTCAAGGGCAACACGCTGGAGTTCGCGCTGGGATACAGCCACCCCGTGGTGATCGAGGCGCCGGAAGGCATCACGTTCGCGGTGGAGACACCGACGAAGTTCTCGATCTCAGGGATCGACAAGCAGAAGGTCGGCCAGATCTCGGCGAACATCCGCCGGTTGCGCCGTCCCGACCCGTACAAGGGCAAGGGCGTGCGTTACGAGGGCGAGCAGATCCGCCGCAAGGTCGGAAAGACAGGTAAGTAG
- a CDS encoding arylsulfatase, with the protein MATEFQGKIELDIRGSEPDWGPYAAPVAPDNAPNVLYLVWDDAGIATWDCFGGLVEMPAMTRIAERGVRLSQFHTTALCSPTRASLLTGRNATTVGMATIEEFTDGFPNCNGRIPADTALLSEVLAERGYNTYCTGKWHLTPLEESNLASTKRHWPLSRGFERFYGFMGGETDQWYPDLVYDNHPVPPPATPEEGYHLSKDIADKTIEFIRDAKVIAPDKPWFAYVCPGAGHAPHHVFKEWADKYAGRFDMGYERYREIALERQKSMGIVPPETELSPVNPYLDVTGPNGEPWPLQDTVRPWDSLDADEKKLFCRMAEVFAGFLSYTDAQIGRVLDYLEQSGQLDNTIVVVISDNGASGEGGPNGSVNEGKFFNGYIDTVEESMKFLDRLGSPETYNHYPIGWAMAFNTPYKLFKRYASHEGGIADTAIISWPNGIAAHGEVRDNYVSVCDITPTVYELLGITPPQTVKGIPQRPLDGVSFKAALQDPTADTGKDTQFYTMLGTRGIWHDGWFANTVHAATPAGWSHFDADRWELFHIAADRSQCHDLAAEQPEKLEELKALWFSEAAKYNGLPLADLNLFETVTRWRPYLSGERSTYTYYPDAAEVGMGAAVEIRGQSFSVVADVTVDSTGAEGVLFKQGGAHGGHVLFIQDGRLHYVYNFLGERQHAISSPGAIPLGRHLFGVRYTRSGTVPGSHTPLGEAVLYVDDQAVASLPEMTTQPGTFGLAGATISVGRNSGSAVSSRYKAPFAFTGGAIAQVTVDISGTPYEDLEKKLALAFSRD; encoded by the coding sequence ATGGCCACGGAGTTTCAGGGCAAGATCGAACTGGACATTCGGGGCTCCGAACCGGATTGGGGCCCGTACGCCGCGCCCGTCGCACCCGACAACGCCCCGAACGTCCTCTATCTGGTGTGGGACGACGCCGGCATCGCGACCTGGGACTGCTTCGGCGGACTGGTCGAGATGCCGGCGATGACTCGTATCGCCGAGCGCGGGGTGCGGCTCTCGCAGTTCCACACCACCGCGCTGTGCTCGCCGACCCGGGCGTCGCTGCTGACCGGTCGCAACGCCACCACGGTGGGCATGGCGACCATCGAAGAGTTCACCGACGGATTCCCCAACTGCAACGGCCGCATCCCCGCCGACACCGCGCTGCTCTCCGAAGTACTTGCCGAACGGGGCTACAACACCTACTGCACCGGCAAGTGGCATCTGACTCCTCTCGAGGAGTCCAACCTCGCGTCGACCAAGCGGCACTGGCCGCTCTCCCGCGGATTCGAACGGTTTTACGGCTTCATGGGCGGCGAGACCGACCAGTGGTACCCCGACCTGGTCTACGACAACCATCCCGTGCCGCCGCCGGCCACGCCCGAGGAGGGCTATCACCTGTCGAAGGATATCGCCGACAAGACAATCGAATTCATCCGCGACGCCAAGGTGATTGCGCCGGACAAGCCGTGGTTTGCCTACGTGTGCCCCGGCGCCGGACACGCCCCGCACCACGTCTTCAAGGAATGGGCCGACAAGTACGCCGGCCGCTTCGACATGGGCTACGAGCGCTACCGCGAGATCGCGCTTGAACGGCAAAAGTCGATGGGCATCGTCCCGCCGGAAACCGAACTGTCGCCGGTCAATCCGTATCTCGACGTGACGGGCCCCAACGGGGAGCCGTGGCCCTTGCAGGACACCGTGCGGCCCTGGGATTCGCTCGACGCCGACGAGAAGAAGCTGTTTTGCCGGATGGCCGAGGTGTTCGCCGGCTTCCTGAGCTACACCGACGCCCAAATCGGCCGGGTCTTGGACTATCTCGAGCAATCGGGCCAGCTGGACAACACCATCGTCGTGGTGATCTCCGACAACGGCGCCAGCGGCGAGGGCGGGCCGAACGGGTCTGTCAACGAGGGGAAATTCTTCAACGGCTACATCGACACCGTCGAAGAGAGCATGAAATTTCTCGACCGCCTCGGCAGCCCTGAGACCTACAACCATTACCCGATCGGCTGGGCGATGGCGTTCAACACGCCGTACAAACTGTTCAAGCGCTACGCCTCGCACGAGGGCGGCATCGCCGACACCGCAATCATCTCCTGGCCCAACGGGATTGCGGCCCACGGCGAAGTTCGCGACAACTACGTCAGCGTCTGCGACATCACCCCCACCGTCTACGAGCTGCTCGGCATCACCCCTCCGCAAACCGTCAAGGGAATCCCGCAAAGACCGCTGGATGGCGTGAGTTTCAAAGCGGCGCTGCAGGATCCGACAGCAGATACTGGCAAGGACACCCAGTTCTATACCATGTTGGGCACCCGCGGGATCTGGCACGACGGCTGGTTCGCCAACACCGTGCACGCCGCCACCCCGGCGGGCTGGTCGCATTTCGACGCCGACCGCTGGGAACTGTTTCACATCGCGGCCGACCGCAGCCAGTGCCACGACCTGGCCGCCGAACAACCAGAGAAGCTCGAAGAACTCAAGGCGCTGTGGTTTTCCGAGGCCGCCAAGTACAACGGGCTACCACTGGCCGACCTGAACCTCTTCGAAACAGTGACCCGGTGGCGGCCGTATCTGTCCGGCGAGCGGTCCACCTACACGTACTATCCCGATGCGGCCGAGGTCGGCATGGGCGCCGCCGTCGAGATCCGCGGCCAGTCGTTTTCGGTGGTCGCCGACGTGACCGTGGACAGCACCGGCGCCGAAGGGGTGCTGTTCAAGCAGGGCGGGGCGCACGGCGGCCACGTCCTGTTCATCCAGGATGGCCGGCTGCACTACGTGTACAACTTCCTTGGTGAGCGGCAACACGCGATCTCCTCACCCGGCGCAATTCCGTTGGGCCGTCACCTGTTCGGTGTCCGCTACACTCGGTCTGGCACGGTGCCGGGAAGCCATACCCCGCTCGGCGAAGCCGTGCTGTACGTCGACGACCAAGCTGTTGCGTCGCTGCCGGAAATGACCACCCAGCCCGGCACCTTCGGATTGGCCGGCGCCACCATCAGCGTCGGGCGCAACAGCGGCTCGGCGGTGTCCAGCCGCTACAAGGCGCCCTTCGCGTTCACCGGCGGCGCCATCGCGCAGGTCACGGTCGACATCTCCGGCACACCGTACGAAGACCTGGAAAAGAAACTGGCACTGGCGTTTTCGCGTGACTGA
- a CDS encoding formylglycine-generating enzyme family protein has translation MGSTRFYPEEAPIHTATVGAFAVERHPVTNAQFAEFVAATGYLTVAEQQIDPALYPGADPADLVPGGLVFRPTPGPVDLRDWRQWWHWVPGASWRHPFGPDSDISGKADHPVVQVAYPDAAAYARWAGRRLPTEAEWEYAARGGTTATYAWGDEEKPGGQLMANTWQGRFPYRNDGALGWAGTSPVGTFPPNGFGLLDMIGNVWEWTATEFSAHHRPNQPPKACCTPTGPADPTVAQTLKGGSHLCAPEYCHRYRPAARSPQSQDTATTHIGFRCVADR, from the coding sequence ATGGGGTCCACCCGCTTCTACCCGGAGGAAGCGCCGATCCATACCGCCACGGTGGGCGCGTTTGCGGTCGAGCGTCACCCGGTGACCAACGCCCAATTCGCCGAATTCGTCGCTGCGACAGGATATCTGACCGTCGCCGAGCAACAGATCGATCCCGCGTTGTATCCCGGCGCCGACCCGGCAGACCTGGTTCCCGGCGGGCTGGTGTTCCGGCCGACGCCGGGTCCGGTCGACCTGCGGGACTGGCGGCAGTGGTGGCACTGGGTGCCGGGCGCCAGCTGGCGTCACCCATTCGGCCCGGACAGCGACATCTCCGGCAAGGCGGACCATCCCGTCGTGCAGGTGGCCTATCCCGACGCCGCGGCGTACGCGCGCTGGGCCGGGCGCCGATTACCCACCGAGGCCGAGTGGGAGTACGCCGCGCGTGGCGGAACCACCGCCACCTACGCGTGGGGTGACGAGGAGAAGCCCGGCGGGCAGCTGATGGCCAACACGTGGCAGGGCCGATTCCCGTACCGCAACGACGGCGCGCTCGGCTGGGCCGGAACGTCGCCGGTGGGGACGTTCCCGCCCAACGGGTTTGGGTTGCTCGACATGATCGGCAACGTGTGGGAATGGACCGCCACCGAATTCTCGGCGCATCACCGCCCGAACCAGCCACCCAAGGCCTGCTGCACACCAACCGGCCCCGCCGATCCGACTGTGGCGCAAACGCTCAAGGGTGGTTCGCACTTGTGCGCGCCGGAGTACTGCCACCGCTACCGGCCGGCGGCGCGCTCGCCGCAGTCGCAGGACACCGCCACCACCCACATCGGGTTCCGCTGCGTGGCGGATCGGTAA